One segment of Pogoniulus pusillus isolate bPogPus1 chromosome 26, bPogPus1.pri, whole genome shotgun sequence DNA contains the following:
- the SIAH2 gene encoding E3 ubiquitin-protein ligase SIAH2 — MSRPSSAGPGSSKPCGKQQQQHAPTPAVPAAVLPGPGGASPPPPPPPPPPPPPPPQQQQQHHELTSLFECPVCFDYVLPPILQCQAGHLVCNQCRQKLSLCPTCRGSLTPSIRNLAMEKVASAVLFPCKYATTGCSLTLHHTEKPEHEDICEYRPYSCPCPGASCKWQGSLEAVMSHLMHAHKSITTLQGEDIVFLATDINLPGAVDWVMMQSCFGHHFMLVLEKQEKYEGHQQFFAIVLLIGTRKQAENFFYRLELNGNRRRLTWEATPRSIHDGVSAAIRNSDCLVFDTAIAHLFADNGNLGINVTISTCCP, encoded by the exons ATGAGCCGCCCGTCCTCCGCCGGCCCCGGCTCTAGCAAGCCCTgcggcaagcagcagcagcagcacgctCCGACCCCCGCCGTGCCCGCCGCCGTCCTACCGGGGCCCGGCGGGGcctccccgccgccgccgccccctccTCCGCCAccgcctccgccgccgccgcagcagcagcagcagcaccacgaGCTGACCTCGCTGTTCGAGTGCCCGGTCTGCTTCGACTATGTCCTACCACCCATCCTGCAGTGCCAGGCCGGGCACCTGGTCTGCAACCAATGCCGGCAGAAGCTGAGCCTCTGCCCCACCTGCCGGGGCTCCCTCACCCCCAGCATCAGGAACCTGGCCATGGAGAAGGTGGCCTCGGCTGTCCTCTTCCCCTGCAAG TATGCCACCACGGGCTGCTCGCTGACACTCCACCACACAGAAAAGCCAGAGCACGAAGACATCTGCGAGTACCGGCCCtactcctgcccctgccccggggccTCCTGCAAGTGGCAGGGGTCCCTGGAAGCCGTCATGTCCCACCTCATGCACGCCCACAAGAGCATCACCACCCTGCAGGGAGAAGACATCGTGTTTCTAGCCACGGACATTAACCTGCCGGGGGCGGTTGACTGGGTGATGATGCAGTCGTGCTTCGGCCACCACTTCATGCTGgtgctggagaagcaggagaagTACGAGGGCCACCAGCAGTTCTTCGCCATCGTGCTGCTCATCGGCACCCGCAAGCAGGCCGAGAACTTTTTCTACAGACTGGAGCTGAACGGCAACCGCCGGCGGCTGACCTGGGAGGCCACCCCGCGCTCCATCCACGACGGCGTGTCGGCCGCCATCCGCAACAGCGACTGCCTGGTGTTCGACACGGCCATCGCGCACCTCTTCGCCGACAACGGCAACCTGGGCATCAACGTCACcatctccacctgctgcccgTGA
- the ERICH6 gene encoding glutamate-rich protein 6 produces MEAAGSGEPKARCERPAAAMPQQTEPGGLPDRSRSDSTLSEASGSLDVLCDTEFQEDFVRLFEHSLRTLPSVGLPTLLAYRPESSWDKPQAEVSLRLSAAEEDPAPRCEFCGSLLKPFPASEKLFLLAQDDDSHFCCEHRRDLYEFIISERRNQEDARSAAAGSSHRPGSTEAERQLAKDRAYPRQQDKLLAKQLASLAAEPQGTAVGSSQAGTISYLLSREPPSPTGWTLMPGEQVSGPEEEPEEEPEEEPGYSSLTCCDFTLLGGNVVKNELLVKYYKGGGRFLTMLPDGTAQLLYPSGNLAIMVVRHKAQLACIVQEDKPSKAKIQAVFQSRGRSICYHPSGTVWINMDIQGGQYFNQTGGRVRRWRWPNSIAASELQAPLSPIFISLNQHVGVRILGQDKVVVSFLAMGRQAKFNVGIKVQVSSGQLPPPIRLSEGELLLLAIRVRILQLLDRLRGCLTFPSTKHWDKIKPPAFLTTQAWKILQLCTSAGMSSELRSSVQAIVNAED; encoded by the exons ATGGAAGCGGCGGGAAGCGGCGAACCCAAGGCGAGGTGCGAGCGGCCGGCAGCGGCAATGCCGCAGCAGACGGAGCCCGGCGGGCTGCCGGACCGCAGCCGCAGCGACTCAA CGCTGTCAGAGGCGTCGGGCAGCCTGGATGTGCTGTGTGACACCGAG TTCCAAGAGGATTTTGTGAGGCTGTTCGAGCACTCCCTGCGCACGCTGCCCTCCGTCGGCCTGCCCACGCTTCTGGCTTACAGACCCGAATCCTCCTGGGACAAGCCACAGGCTGAGGTGAGCCTCAGGCTGAGTGCA GCAGAGGAAGATCCTGCCCCAAGGTGTGAGTTCTGTGGCAGCCTGCTGAAGCCATTCCCTGCCTCGGAAAAGCTTTTCCTGCTGGCACAGGATGATGACTCT CATTTCTGCTGTGAGCACCGTCGAGACCTCTACGAGTTCATCATCAGTGAGAGGAGGAACCAGGAAGATGCccgcagtgctgctgctggcagctcccacaGACCTGGCAGCACCGAAGCTGAGAGGCAGCTGGCAAAGGACAGAGCCTACCCACG gcagcaggacaagctGTTGGCCAAACAGTTagcttccctggcagcagagccacaagGCACAGCTGTGG gttccagccaggctggcactaTTTCCTACCTGCTGTCTCGGGAGCCCCCATCACCCACAGGCTGGACGCTGATGCCCGGTGAGCAAGTGTCAGGGCCTGAGGAGGAGCCCGAGGAGGAGCCCGAGGAGGAGCCTGGCtactccagcctcacctgctgCGACTTCACCCTGCTGGGGGGCAAT GTGGTGAAGAATGAGCTGTTGGTAAAATACTACAAAGGCGGAGGGAGATTCCTCACCATGCTGCCAGACGGAACAGCACAGCTACT TTACCCATCTGGCAACCTGGCAATCATGGTTGTACGGCACAAAGCCCAGCTGGCTTGCATAGTGCAGGAGGACAAGCCCAGCAAGGCTAAGATACAAGCAGTGTTTCAGTCCCGGGGCAGAAGCATCTGCTACCACCCGAGCGGCACCGTCTG GATAAACATGGACATTCAGGGAGGGCAGTATTTCAACCAGACAGGCGGCAGGGTGAGAAGGTGGAGATGGCCCAACAGCATCGCAGCATCAGAGCTCCAGGCCCCGCTGAGCCCCATCTTCATCTCCCTGAACCAGCACGTGGGGGTCAGGATCCTGGGGCAGGACAAAGTCGTCGTATCCTTCCTCGCCATGGGGCGACAAGCAAAGTTCAACGTGGGAATCAAAGTGCAG GTCAGCAGTGgccagctgcctcctcccaTCCGGCTGAGCGAAGgggagctcctgctgcttgccaTCAGGGTGAggatcctgcagctcctggacaGGTTGCGTGGGTGCTTGACCTTTCCTTCTACCAAGCACTGGGACAAGATCAAGCCCCCAGCATTCCTGACCACACAGGCCTGGAAGATCctacagctgtgcacatctgcaggcATGAGCAGTGAGCTGCGCAGCTCGGTGCAGGCAATAGTAAACGCTGAGGACTGA
- the SELENOT gene encoding thioredoxin reductase-like selenoprotein T: MRAAGAGLRLLLLLLAALAAAPGGSAEQGGLPAKKLRMAYATGPLLKFQICVSUGYRRVFEEYMRVISQRYPDIRIEGENYLPQPIYRHIASFLSVFKLVLIGLIIVGKDPFAFFGMQAPSIWQWGQENKVYACMMVFFLSNMIENQCMSTGAFEITLNDVPVWSKLESGHLPSMQQLVQILDNEMKLNVHMESMPHHRS; this comes from the exons ATGCGGGCGGCGGGAGCGGggctgcggctgctgctgctgctgctggcggcGCTGGCGGCCGCGCCGGGAGGCTCGGCGGAGCAGGGCGGGCTGCCGGCCAAGAAGCTGCGCATGGCCTACGCCACCGGGCCGCTCCTCAAGTTCCAGATCTG TGTCTCCTGAGGCTACAGGCGGGTGTTTGAGGAGTACATGCGGGTCATCAGCCAGCGGTACCCAGACATCCGGATCGAAGGGGAGAACTACCTTCCTCAACCTATCTATAG GCACATAGCATCCTTCCTGTCTGTCTTCAAACTAGTATTAATAGGCTTAATCATCGTCGGCAAGGACCCGTTTGCTTTCTTTGGCATGCAAGCTCCAAGCATCTGGCAGTGGGGCCAAGAAAATAAG GTGTATGCTTGCATGATGGTCTTCTTCCTGAGCAACATGATTGAGAACCAGTGCATGTCCACGGGCGCCTTCGAAATCACTCTGAATG ATGTTCCAGTGTGGTCTAAGCTGGAGTCTGGCCACCTCCCTTCCATGCAGCAGCTTGTACAAATCCTGGATAACGAAATGAAGCTCAACGTGCACATGGAGTCAATGCCTCACCATCGGTCATAG